Within the Acidobacteriota bacterium genome, the region CGCCGGCGACCTCGAGGGAGACCTCGTCGATGAACATGGAGCCATTCTCCCCCAGCCGCGGCGGCCGGGGAAGGAAGCGGCCGGCGCCAGCGGGACTCAGGCCTGGGGCCGGACCTCGATAAACTTGCCCATCCGGCCCCGGTCGCGGAAGGCGACCACGCCGTCGATCAGGGCGAAGAGTGTGTCGTCCTTGCCGCGGCCCACGCCGGCTCCCGGCTTGTACCGGGTTCCGCGCTGGCGGACGATGATGTTGCCCGCCAGCACCGTCTCGCCGGCGTACTTCTTGATTCCGAGCCGCTTGGCCCGGCTGTCGCGACCGTTGCGGGACGACCCGCCCGCTTTCTTGTGGGCCATGGCGCGTTCCTCAGTGACCCGGCTCGATCGCTTCGATCTCGACCAGGGTGTACCACTGCCTGTGGCCGCGGGTCCGGCGGTACTGCTTGCGGCGCTTCTTCTTGAAGACGATCACCTTCCGGTCCCGCCGCTCGTCGATCACGCGGGCCCGGACGCACGCCCCCTCGACCGTCGGCGTGCCGATCCGCAGGTCGGCCCCCGAGCCCAGCAGGAGCACGCGGTCGAAGGTCACGGTCTCCCCGGGCGGGGTCCCGAGCCGGTCGACGCGGACCCGCTCGCCCGGCGCCACACGGATCTGGCGGCCGCCCGCCTCGATGACGGCGTATGTCTCGGCGCCCACGGGGTTTCTCCTCGCATGACGGGCCGCGCCCGTGAAGGGACGCGGGCGGCGACCGCCCGCCGCTGGCCCGACGAACCCGGGGGATTCTAGGGACCGCCTTCCCGGCCGTCAAACCGCCCCCGCCCGCGCAGCCGCGCCCAGTCGACCCGGAAGGCCCCGCCCGGCAGGGCGATCCAGTGCAGCTCCCGGTACGGGGTCCCGCGGGCGTGGTGGTACAGCCGGGCGGTGCGGGCGTAGAAGCCGCGGGTGTGGGGGGTCTCGGGAAACCCCAGGCCGTGCCGGTCCAGGTGGTGGCAGAACTCGTGGCAGAGGGTGGAGAGGAAGGTGCCGAACGAGGTCACCCGCTTGCGGACCGCGGTCCGCATCCAGACCCGGATCAGCCCCGTCTCGAGATCGTAGTCCCCGAAGAGCTCCGTCGCTCCGCCGTCCCGATAGACCCGCCGCGGCCGCGCGGCGAGCACCCTGACGGCCGGTGCCGGCACGCCGTAGAAGGCGGCGGCGGCCCGGAGGAACTCCCGGCACGCCTCCTCGACCGCCGCGCGGTCCTCCGCCGCCAGCGCCCGCTCGATCTTCCGGGCGGGCCGCCGCAGGCGGTCGTCGGCGGGGAGATCGATCCGGTCGAGCGCGTCGCTGCGGGCGAAGGCTTCCCGCCGTGCGCGCGCTCGGGGAGGCCGCTCGGTGATCACGGCCGCCGCGTGCCGGCCCGGCGGGCCGTCAGCGGAGACCCCGCTGGGGGAACGTGCCGCTCAGCGCGTCCCTGAGGATCCGCTTGACGCCGGGGCTGAAATCCTTGTCGAGCATCCATCGGAGGTAGTCGGGGCGCTCGCGCACGAGTTGGCGCAGGGTGGTGCCCCGGTGCTTGCCGAAGGCCAGGACGGCCTCGCCCTCCTCGTTCCAGGCGATGCGTCCCGAAGCCTCGACGAACCGGTCGCCGCCGGGGTTGCAGAGGCGGTCGAGCCCGCCGATGTCGTCCGGCAGGTCGGGATAGCGCTCCACCTGGGCCTGGAGCACCTCGAGCGTCGCCTCCGCGTCGGCCAGGGCGGAGTGGGCCCCTT harbors:
- a CDS encoding 50S ribosomal protein L27 produces the protein MAHKKAGGSSRNGRDSRAKRLGIKKYAGETVLAGNIIVRQRGTRYKPGAGVGRGKDDTLFALIDGVVAFRDRGRMGKFIEVRPQA
- the rplU gene encoding 50S ribosomal protein L21 — encoded protein: MGAETYAVIEAGGRQIRVAPGERVRVDRLGTPPGETVTFDRVLLLGSGADLRIGTPTVEGACVRARVIDERRDRKVIVFKKKRRKQYRRTRGHRQWYTLVEIEAIEPGH